GCCGCGCCAGTGCCCGGCGGCCCAGTAGTGGTCGACGAATTCCTCGGGCCAGGGCTCGCAGCCGTCAAGCAGGGAGGTCATGTGCTTCCTTCGGGGGTGCCGGTTACCCGGGCATTCCAGGCCCGTCGTGCCCCCGGAGGCAATGCGCTGTCCGGACCAGGGATGCCGGACCGGCTCGGTGGAACGTCCAAGCGGACACGCCGGACCCTGGGGGCCCGGCGTGCGCCCGATCCGGGGTTACCAGATCGCCTCGACCCACTCCGGGTGGTCGACGAACGGGTTCCGGTTGCCCTGGTAGCTGGTGTAGATGACGTCGTTGCGCCGTTCCTCGAACGCGCTCGGCGGGTCCTGCTCGTTCCACTGCTTCAGGATCGACAGGCGGCCCATGAAGGGGACGCTGCCGTTGCTGGTCGACTCGTTGGGCTCCAGGTCGGCCCAGGCGTCGTCCCCCTCGTACCGGACGGCCATGTACAGGATCATGCGGGCCACGTCGCCCTTGTCCGCGTCCCGCGGCTCGAAGGAGTTGCTGTCCGTGTAGCTGCCCGGCGCGCCGCTGACCGCGCTGCCGCCGTTGTCGAAGTCCTTGTTGCCGCGGATGCTGTTGACCTGGACGTCCGCCGCGCGCAGGTGGTGCAGGTCGGTGCCCGGGCCGGCCGCGGTGCCGAAGTCGCCGTGCGACTGGGCCCACACGTGCTCGCGGTTCCAGTTGCCCACGGCGCCGCCGTTGAGGGTCTTGCTGCGCGAGGTGCCGCTGTAGAGCAGGATCACGTTCGCGGTGTTGTTCGGGTCCTGGTCCGTGACCTTCAGCGCGTTCCAGACCGCGTCGTACGAGATCTTGCTCTGGCTGCTGATGATGGTGTGCAGCGAGGACTTCAGGCTGGTTCCGGTCTTGCCGACCGCGTTCTTGTAGTACGTGCTGTCGTACGCGGTGGTCGTGGCGCTCGCCGGGGTCGCGGCGAGGGTGGGGAGCGTGAGGCCGACGAGGGCGGCGGACAGCGCTGCCCACACCTTCCATCTGCCTATCTGCGCAACGGACATGGGGGGTCCTTTCTCGGGGGCGGGTGGTGCGGTGCCGTCGTGGGTGCGCGGGGTGGGCGTCAGCCCACGGTCAGCGCGGTGTCGTCGATGACGAAGGAGGTCTGGAGGGTGGAGCCCTCCGTGCCGGTGAACCTCAGCGTCACGGTCCGGCCCGCGTACCCGGCCAGGCTGAAGGAGCGCTGGACGTAACCGCTCGACGCGTGGAGGTTGGAGTAGGTCGCGAGCGTCGACAGCACCGTGCCGCCGCTGTCGAGGACCTGGACCTTCAGCGTGTCGTACGCGGTCGTCGTGGTGGTCTCGGCCGTGTCGATGCGGGTGTGGAAGGTGAGGGCGGCCGTCGTGCAGCCGGCCGGGATCGTCACCGTCTGGGCGAGCGTGTCGGTGTGGGCGAGACGCCGTAACCGCTCAGCCATGCCTTGGAGGAGCCGGTGCGGGCCGGGCGCCCGGTGTCGCTGGTGATGACTCCGGACGAGGCGGTCCAGGAGGTGTCGCCCGACTCGAAGCCCGGGTTGGCGAGCAGCTGGCCGGCGGTGCAGGTGCCGCCACCCCCGCCGCCCCCGCCGGTGGTCGCCTTCGACAGCCAGTCGGTGGCGTTGAGGGCGAGCGCCGCGTTCGTCCCGGCGGGGTCGTTCCAGCCGTCGTACAGCGTGTTGCCGGACTGGCCGGTGCCGTC
This genomic window from Streptomyces showdoensis contains:
- a CDS encoding endonuclease I family protein; the encoded protein is MSVAQIGRWKVWAALSAALVGLTLPTLAATPASATTTAYDSTYYKNAVGKTGTSLKSSLHTIISSQSKISYDAVWNALKVTDQDPNNTANVILLYSGTSRSKTLNGGAVGNWNREHVWAQSHGDFGTAAGPGTDLHHLRAADVQVNSIRGNKDFDNGGSAVSGAPGSYTDSNSFEPRDADKGDVARMILYMAVRYEGDDAWADLEPNESTSNGSVPFMGRLSILKQWNEQDPPSAFEERRNDVIYTSYQGNRNPFVDHPEWVEAIW